CGCAAATTTCCCTGTATTCCATGCTGACCGCGTCGCTTGGCTTTTCTCCTCTCGACAAGATGAGTATGATAAGAGTTGTCAGAAGAAACAAGATGATCATCAAAGACCCATCAAGCAGCGAAATTTGACCATCGAGCGCAAGCGCCAGAAAGAGTATTGTACTTAAAAGTGCAACTAAACCTTCCCGCCTGACCATTTCAAACCTGATGACGATAGGAGAGATGATTGCGCAGAGAGCGAGAATGATAGTCACGTTTGATACATTCGCACCTATTACATTACCGAGAGAGACCGTTGATACTCCGCGTATTCCCGCCACAAGACCGAGGAAGAATTCTGGGGAGGATGTTCCAAAAGCGACGATGGTCGTTCCGATGATAAATGGTCTCACCCCAATTGCGTTCGCAAGCTTAGCCGCCCCATCAACGAGATATCTGCCTCCAAAATAGACGGCGGTAAATCCGGTGAGAAGGAAGATGAGATCGTTGAGGATATCCATTGCAAGATAATGACATGTATTGACCATTATTTATTCTGCTCACTGAGACGCTTGTTGCCGAGACTACAGATATCTGCGCAGCGGATCAAGCGTTTCGTCGATTTGAGCTGTAAGTTGAAATCAAAAACCGATCAGTAGAATGCTAGGTGCATTTTCATTAATCTTCATTCAACGATAAGAAATGCTCAATGCTTGCTTACGAATGCAAAACGTGTTTACAGAGGATCATGAGAGAGAGGTTAAACATCGACAAGCTTAACGCCCTCTTTTTCAAATCTTTCACGTAAATTTTTTAGAAAGGTCGAAATAATTTCATCTTTCTTATTGATTTCCCTAATCCAAATCTTGATTGCCAGTTTTGTCCTTGTCCCCTGAATCTCGACAACGTTGACTTGCGGATTAAAAAAATTCATGTCGATTTTGCCTTCAAATAGTGTTTTGAAACGTGGCAGTTCAAGTAGCTTGTTAATTCTTGATTTTTCCTCTCCGGTTACATGAGGTAGGATGAAATTATTCTTATCCGCTTCGTCCAGCACGATTCTCGCGATGCAGTCGATATTTTCTTCCTTCGAAATCCACAAGGGCACTGTCAGAGCGATGAAACCTCCCTTCGTGTAGTTGATCAACTTATTTCCAATCAAAAAAGAATTGGGAATGTAAAGAATGCGTCCATCCAGGTCGCGCATGACTGTGTTGATGAGGTTGACATCTTTTACGCGGCATAAACCGGTGGCGGGCATGCCTCCGACCTCAACCCAATCTTCAATTTCGAAAGGTTTCGTGACGGAAATAAGGATGCCAGCGAATGCGTTCTGTATAACCTGCTGCGATGCGAGCGCAACAGCAATACCAATGACACCAAGAGAGACGAGAAACGCTGAAATATCCAACTTGAGGATTTCCCAGAAACCTATGTAGAGACCGAGGATGATAATTAAATATTGAGTGAGTTTCGCGATAATCTTCGATCGTTTTTTTGTGATTCTGAGGTCGAGGATCATTCTGATCAAAGCATAGGCGCTCTTCGCGAGGATGACTGACAAAACGAGAACGATAAGAAATGCGATGAGATCAAGTATCGTCAGACTGCCGACTATTGGATCGTCGAGGAACAATTCGTTTTGCCTCCATTACTCCACAATTTCTACCAAAATCGAGTTTCGAAACATCAACCGAACCAGGTATTGTCATTATGGAATGATTGCCTTTTCTAATTTTCTGACTCTCACGATGCATTTATCGGAATTTCTTAAGTAAAGGAGCGATCTTTAAATATGTGGATGATTTCGTTTCTCAAGATCCGCAATCTATCAAGTGTCTTACAATCAGTTTTCTAAATACGGATTCGAAATGGTATGTAATAGGCGATTTGATAAGAGGATCGTTCTTTTATTTAAAAAAGTAAAAAAACGATGATGGCCATTCCCGCCAATTTGAGCTCGCAAATTGTGGTACCAGATGGACACATTAGGTAAATTGAGCATTATGGCGGGCCCGTGGATGTGCACACATCCATTTACGCTCCCTCAAGTTAACAGTTAATTAATTTTATATGCGATACATCTCATATTATTATTTGTTAATAGATTCCATAGGGGTTTTCGCTTGATGATATGAGAAAAAAGATCAACGACAAAAATAAAAGTGTAATTATATATGGAAGAGCGTTAGATGCTAACAAGTAAACCATACTTTTCGTTTTGATGATACTCTCGTACCATTTTATTTGGGTTTTTTCCTCTTCGTGACACGATCTATCACAATTGTAGAAAAATTCTTTAAGACCCATTTAATCTTAGCATTTGTGGCTGAGTGTTCAATTCGGTGTGTGAGGGGAGGAGAAATACACAATCAACAAGCCAGTTATTGTTCAATTCATGATTCCCTTCTCCGCAGTGAATACGAGACAAGACAACTCATTTTGAGTGATCTTCCCGGTATCTGGAAATTCTCAGAATGGTTACCTGTGAAGGGAATTCTGGAATTAGGGGCCGGACCAACAACATACAAGAGTAAAATGCTCGCAAAGGAACTCGGACTGGAAGAATTATACATCAGCTTCAATGGATATTGGCCAGAGAAAGGGGCATACATGGATACCTGTACTTTCAAAGATCTTGAAGCCGCCCCGACAATAAGACGGCTGCTAGATCATAAGGTACGTAAAGCGTTGGTTGTCGCCTCTGCTGGCAATACCGCACGTGCCTTTGCCCGCGTTTGTAGCGATATCGGATTTCCCCTTATCCTCGTTGTCCCTGTTCATGGATTGGATCGCATATGGATGCCTGTAGAGAAGGGCAAATCGATTTTCATTATTGGTGTTGAAGGGGACTACTACGACGCAATTTCGCTTTCAGAGCAGTTGGTCGCTCACGGGCCCTTCATGGCTGAAGGTGGGGCAAAAAACATCGCTCGCAGAGATGGCATGGGTACGGTCATGCTCGATGCCGCATTTACGATCAAGAAGTTACCGAAACATTACTTTCAGGCGATAGGGAGCGGAACTGGAGGAATAGCGGCATGGGAAGCTTCTTTGCGCCTTATAAGTGATGGACGTTTTGGCCAGTCTCTCCCTCATCTCCATCTTGCCCAAAATATTCCTTGTGCGCCTATTTTCAACACTATCAACAATGAAAATATTTCCGATGACTGCCCTCGCGACATGTTCGACGATGTTCTTTTCAATAGAAAACCTCCGCTTCATGTTGGCGGAGGTATTCTCGACGCTTTGAGAAGTACAGGAGGCTTGGTCTACGGTATTTCAAATAAGGAGGCTGAGATAGCAAAGAGGCTCTTTGAGAGTCTTGAGGGAATCGATATCGTTCCGGCGGCCGCTATTGCAGTAGCTGCATTGCTGAAAGCGGTTGACACTGGAGTTGTGTCAAAAAATGAAAGCGTTCTTCTCAATATCACTGGTGGTGGAGAAGCCCTTCTCCGGCGGGATAAAGGAATCAAAATTATAGA
This region of Methanomassiliicoccales archaeon genomic DNA includes:
- a CDS encoding sodium:calcium antiporter, with the translated sequence MDILNDLIFLLTGFTAVYFGGRYLVDGAAKLANAIGVRPFIIGTTIVAFGTSSPEFFLGLVAGIRGVSTVSLGNVIGANVSNVTIILALCAIISPIVIRFEMVRREGLVALLSTILFLALALDGQISLLDGSLMIILFLLTTLIILILSRGEKPSDAVSMEYREICAPCPKPLTSALILLVGLLILLIGAQVSIDSAVGLAKAFGVSDFLIGLTLVTLGTTLPEMTVSIVAAFKKGMDIALGNSFGSVVFNTLVVAGMGGVFQGLSVTSMLLITGVIPLVLFTILVFFMLMRHGGIDKKHSVLLLILYGIFLAINFAVG
- a CDS encoding mechanosensitive ion channel codes for the protein MFLDDPIVGSLTILDLIAFLIVLVLSVILAKSAYALIRMILDLRITKKRSKIIAKLTQYLIIILGLYIGFWEILKLDISAFLVSLGVIGIAVALASQQVIQNAFAGILISVTKPFEIEDWVEVGGMPATGLCRVKDVNLINTVMRDLDGRILYIPNSFLIGNKLINYTKGGFIALTVPLWISKEENIDCIARIVLDEADKNNFILPHVTGEEKSRINKLLELPRFKTLFEGKIDMNFFNPQVNVVEIQGTRTKLAIKIWIREINKKDEIISTFLKNLRERFEKEGVKLVDV
- a CDS encoding cysteate synthase is translated as MAECSIRCVRGGEIHNQQASYCSIHDSLLRSEYETRQLILSDLPGIWKFSEWLPVKGILELGAGPTTYKSKMLAKELGLEELYISFNGYWPEKGAYMDTCTFKDLEAAPTIRRLLDHKVRKALVVASAGNTARAFARVCSDIGFPLILVVPVHGLDRIWMPVEKGKSIFIIGVEGDYYDAISLSEQLVAHGPFMAEGGAKNIARRDGMGTVMLDAAFTIKKLPKHYFQAIGSGTGGIAAWEASLRLISDGRFGQSLPHLHLAQNIPCAPIFNTINNENISDDCPRDMFDDVLFNRKPPLHVGGGILDALRSTGGLVYGISNKEAEIAKRLFESLEGIDIVPAAAIAVAALLKAVDTGVVSKNESVLLNITGGGEALLRRDKGIKIIEADVKVRRDEDPFSIVRMITEALGGSIFERAA